A single genomic interval of Theropithecus gelada isolate Dixy chromosome 16, Tgel_1.0, whole genome shotgun sequence harbors:
- the SRP68 gene encoding signal recognition particle subunit SRP68 isoform X4: MGNRHKFTGKKVTEELLTDNRYLLLVLMDAERAWSYAMQLKQEANTEPRKRFHLLSRLRKAVKHAEELERLCESNRVDAKTKLEAQAYTAYLSGMLRFEHQEWKAAIEAFNKCKTIYEKLASAFTEEQAVLYNQRVEEISPNIRYCAYNIGDQSAINELMQMRLRSGGTEGLLAEKLEALITQTRAKQAATMSEVEWRGRTVPVKIDKVRIFLLGLADNEAAIVQAESEETKERLFESMLSECRDAIQVVREELKPDQKQRDYILEGESGKVSNLQYLHSYLTYIKLSTAIKRNENMAKGLQRALLQQQPEDDSKRSPRPQDLIRLYDIILQNLVELLQLPGLEEDKAFQKEIGLKTLVFKAYRCFFIAQSYVLVKKWSEALVLYDRVLKYANEVNSDAGAFKNSLKDLPDVQELITQVRSEKCSLQAAAILDGNDAHQTETSSSQVKDNKPLVERFETFCLDPSLVTKQANLVHFPPGFQPIPCKPLFFDLALNHVAFPPLEDKLEQKTKSGLTGYIKGIFGFRS; encoded by the exons ATACTTGCTTCTGGTTCTGATGGATGCTGAAAGAGCCTGGAGCTACGCTATGCAGCTGAAACAGGAAGCCAACACTGAACCCCGAAAACGGTTTCACTTATTATCTCGCCTACGCAAAGCCGTGAAGCATGCAGAGGAATTGGAACGTTTGTGTGAGAGCAATCGCGTGGACGCTAAGACCAAGTTAGAGGCTCAG GCTTACACAGCTTACCTCTCAGGAATGCTGCGTTTTGAACATCAAGAATGGAAAGCTGCCATTGAGGCTTTTAACAAATGCAA AACTATCTATGAGAAGCTAGCCAGTGCTTTCACAGAGGAGCAGGCTGTGCTGTATAACCAACGTGTGGAAGAGATTTCACCCAACATCCGCTATTGTGCATATAATATTG gGGACCAGTCAGCCATCAATGAACTCATGCAGATGAGACTGAGATCTGGGGGCACTGAGGGTCTCTTGGCTGAAAAATTGGAG GCTTTGATCACTCAGACTCGAGCCAAACAGGCAGCTACCATGAGTGAAGTGGAGTGGAGAGGGAGAACGGTTCCAGTGAAGATTGACAAAGTGCGCATTTTCTTATTGGGACTGGCTGATAATGAAGCCGCTATTGTCCAG GCCGAAAGCGAAGAAACCAAGGAGCGCCTGTTTGAATCCATGCTCAGTGAGTGTCGGGACGCCATCCAGGTGGTTCGGGAGGAGCTCAAGCCGGATCAG AAACAGAGAGATTATATCCTTGAAGGAGAGTCGGGGAAGGTGTCTAATCTTCAATACTTGCATAG CTACCTGACTTATATCAAGCTGTCAACGGCAATCAAGCGTAATGAGAACATGGCCAAAGGTCTGCAGAGGGCTCTGCTGCAGCAGCAGCCAGAGGATGACAGCAAGCGCTCCCCCCGGCCCCAGGACCTGATCCGGCTCTATGACATCATCTTACAG AATCTGGTGGAATTGCTCCAGCTTCCTGGTTTAGAGGAAGACAAAGCCTTCCAGAAAGAGATAGGCCTCAAGACTCTGGTGTTCAAAGCTTACAG GTGTTTTTTCATTGCTCAGTCCTATGTGCTGGTGAAGAAGTGGAGCGAAGCCCTTGTCCTGTATGATAGAGTCCTGAAATATGCAAACGAAGTAAATTCTGATGCTGGCGCCTTCAAGAACAGCCTAAAG GACCTACCTGACGTGCAAGAGCTCATCACTCAAGTGCGGTCGGAGAAGTGCTCCCTGCAGGCCGCGGCCATCCTTG ATGGAAACGATGCTCATCAAACAGAGACCTCCTCTTCCCAAGTCAAGGACAATAAG CCTCTGGTTGAACGGTTTGAAACATTCTGCCTGGACCCTTCCCTTGTCACCAAGCAAGCCAACCTTGTGCACTTCCCACCAGGCTTCCAGCCCATCCCTTGCAAGCCTTTGTTCTTTGACCTGGCCCTCAACCATGTGGCTTTCCCACCCCTTGAGGACAAGTTGGAACAGAAGACCAAGAGTGGCCTCACTGGATACATCAAGGGCATCTTTGGATTCAGGAGCTAA
- the SRP68 gene encoding signal recognition particle subunit SRP68 isoform X5 produces MLSECRDAIQVVREELKPDQKQRDYILEGESGKVSNLQYLHSYLTYIKLSTAIKRNENMAKGLQRALLQQQPEDDSKRSPRPQDLIRLYDIILQNLVELLQLPGLEEDKAFQKEIGLKTLVFKAYRCFFIAQSYVLVKKWSEALVLYDRVLKYANEVNSDAGAFKNSLKDLPDVQELITQVRSEKCSLQAAAILDGNDAHQTETSSSQVKDNKPLVERFETFCLDPSLVTKQANLVHFPPGFQPIPCKPLFFDLALNHVAFPPLEDKLEQKTKSGLTGYIKGIFGFRS; encoded by the exons ATGCTCAGTGAGTGTCGGGACGCCATCCAGGTGGTTCGGGAGGAGCTCAAGCCGGATCAG AAACAGAGAGATTATATCCTTGAAGGAGAGTCGGGGAAGGTGTCTAATCTTCAATACTTGCATAG CTACCTGACTTATATCAAGCTGTCAACGGCAATCAAGCGTAATGAGAACATGGCCAAAGGTCTGCAGAGGGCTCTGCTGCAGCAGCAGCCAGAGGATGACAGCAAGCGCTCCCCCCGGCCCCAGGACCTGATCCGGCTCTATGACATCATCTTACAG AATCTGGTGGAATTGCTCCAGCTTCCTGGTTTAGAGGAAGACAAAGCCTTCCAGAAAGAGATAGGCCTCAAGACTCTGGTGTTCAAAGCTTACAG GTGTTTTTTCATTGCTCAGTCCTATGTGCTGGTGAAGAAGTGGAGCGAAGCCCTTGTCCTGTATGATAGAGTCCTGAAATATGCAAACGAAGTAAATTCTGATGCTGGCGCCTTCAAGAACAGCCTAAAG GACCTACCTGACGTGCAAGAGCTCATCACTCAAGTGCGGTCGGAGAAGTGCTCCCTGCAGGCCGCGGCCATCCTTG ATGGAAACGATGCTCATCAAACAGAGACCTCCTCTTCCCAAGTCAAGGACAATAAG CCTCTGGTTGAACGGTTTGAAACATTCTGCCTGGACCCTTCCCTTGTCACCAAGCAAGCCAACCTTGTGCACTTCCCACCAGGCTTCCAGCCCATCCCTTGCAAGCCTTTGTTCTTTGACCTGGCCCTCAACCATGTGGCTTTCCCACCCCTTGAGGACAAGTTGGAACAGAAGACCAAGAGTGGCCTCACTGGATACATCAAGGGCATCTTTGGATTCAGGAGCTAA